In one window of Gymnogyps californianus isolate 813 chromosome 7, ASM1813914v2, whole genome shotgun sequence DNA:
- the ZDBF2 gene encoding DBF4-type zinc finger-containing protein 2, whose amino-acid sequence MKKVDDSKMFDRIKPSDEASASSAQGFERHGVEGSLQQDSNSSLHTRGQEHPRPGASTVQNRQGYCNCCHVHYSNLEQHVFSSQHRHFTTYCRNRMGTSSLMERFLQDVLQHHPHRYHDNRPTYDDIPLPVTPEAARIACWSPEEMEKKRNKDRQEISNKDQESVGEICSSAPCLSREGTKKTSVTQAFIQKLERQQERVIKISQQCIGICSNEKRDTLKDAQIANHSYEGQFTAVSPVPQRFSVSPLIHSSSVNPKTGKNVRNLAASNLILHSGCDKTGMEVCSSDVLLNPCLNPAPAPVHPKRPSVSHQNPMCSHSNSLCITSGQSLSKRDGLRTQDETLVSDFHLRDTVGISSSLGLGTSPQLARCKNVKMNRGDESSVDETIEDVILKYCHGTTAEEIYFKENNPCLTFSSLLDHTHLEGSEMSFDCDAPIQAGTDLPKAAIKDIEFLKEVQISLQDKDYGTQLSSVLKGESVGKIEAVKQDVVVHTEEPVLPALPHVPPSFVGKTWSQIMYEDDIKIEELVRDFREGRFRCYFDSELSANCTGKRKKKKKQKDEKKNNIVEGNRTESASVKALPEFNDALSGGSGFDNPSLASDTLCNPQILKMPRKRTWRLASRCQVVKVSHGTQTSLLNYPVAKRKLSRRESDPADQKASIVWPENEKTPNMKTRLCALKLPESYSKIMSPVQPKTVVYVLSCPEIKQCKGKPIDIPKMRKNRNSTDSKDSVRYKYKQCSFKYYDPLTNRILKTPPKSTVGEKAKKPSHVRQLFRSLSFDANMRKLADAQRESTPSKSLNWSDFYSSSSASFLPDPGKGNDAASSQKAGGSSVSTERTDCLVSGHSENSFKHLIISPLNSHQSAVEGDGRLTPFNSRVTKTTLTSIRSERLEKENPKAIWKRKEGTNKESVFSRKAAGPMSVRCTAERRGNRVTTGKQTSRTKKQQKEGMRRKLRPRAQKSSAFSIHRCQTRKTTVGKHLKKEKPDAKKLKVRRKPKRTFLNSTVVTGIPEKRQKVTSESFPKKPERASSKVRNWEVSGDRGHPSTVNQSSRRTSAVPLLRNCLVLPGES is encoded by the exons ATGAAGAAGGTTGATGACTCTAAG ATGTTTGACAGAATCAAACCATCTGATGAAGCTTCTGCTTCTTCAGCACAAG gaTTCGAAAGACATGGTGTTGAAGGCTCTTTACAACAGGACAGCAATAGCAG TTTACACACAAGAGGGCAAGAACATCCTCGGCCTGGAGCATCCACTGTGCAAAATAGACAAGGATACTGCAACTGTTGCCATGTACACTACAGTAATCTGGAACAG CATGTTTTCAGCTCCCAGCACAGACATTTTACCACTTACTGTAGGAATCGTATGGGTACCAGTAGCTTGATGGAGCGTTTCCTGCAAGATGTTTTACAGCATCATCCCCACAGATACCATGACAACAG ACCAACCTATGATGACATACCACTCCCCGTCACTCCAGAGGCTGCTAGGATTGCTTGCTGGTccccagaagagatggagaagaagaGGAACAAAGACAGACAGGAGATTTCCAACAAAGACCAGGAGTCCGTTGGTGAAATATGCTCTTCTGCTCCATGCCTGTCTCGTGAGGGgacaaagaaaacttctgtaACACAAGCATTTATTCAAAAACTAGAAAGACAGCAGGAACGTGTTATAAAAATATCCCAGCAGTGTATAGGCATTTGTAGCAATGAGAAAAGGGATACCCTGAAAGATGCTCAAATTGCAAATCATAGCTATGAAGGCCAGTTTACAGCTGTGAGCCCAGTACCTCAGCGTTTTTCTGTCAGTCCTTTAATCCATAGTTCTTCTGTTAATcctaaaacaggaaaaaatgttaggAATTTGGCAGCATCAAATCTGATTCTGCATAGCGGATGTGATAAAACAGGAATGGAGGTATGCAGTAGTGATGTGTTATTGAACCCATGCTTGAATCCTGCTCCAGCACCGGTTCACCCAAAACGCCCTTCAGTTTCTCATCAGAATCCTATGTGCAGCCACAGCAATTCTTTATGTATTACCTCAGGTCAATCTCTCTCAAAACGAGATGGTTTACGAACTCAGGATGAAACTTTGGTGTCTGATTTCCATCTCAGGGATACTGTGGGTATCAGCAGCTCCCTAGGTCTTGGGACATCCCCACAACTAGCAAGATGCAAAAACGTGAAGATGAACAGAGGTGATGAAAGTTCAGTGGATGAAACTATTGAAgatgttattttgaaatactgccATGGAACTACAgctgaagaaatttatttcaaagagaatAATCCCTGTTTAACTTTTTCATCACTTCTGGACCATACTCATTTAGAGGGTTCTGAAATGAGTTTTGACTGTGATGCACCTATTCAGGCAGGAACAGACTTACCCAAGGCAGCTATAAAAGATATAGAATTCCTGAAAGAGGTCCAAATAAGTTTGCAGGATAAAGACTATGGAAcacagctttcttctgttttaaaaggtgAGTCAGTGGGGAAAATAGAAGCAGTGAAACAGGATGTCGTCGTTCATACCGAAGAACCAGttcttccagctctgcctcaTGTGCCTCCTTCCTTTGTGGGAAAGACTTGGTCTCAAATAATGTATGAAGATGATATAAAAATTGAAGAACTTGTGCGTGATTTCAGGGAAGGCCGTTTTCGCTGCTACTTTGACAGTGAATTGTCAGCCAACTgtacagggaagagaaagaagaaaaaaaagcagaaggatgaaaaaaagaacaatattgtTGAGGGTAATAGAACAGAAAGTGCATCAGTTAAAGCATTGCCAGAATTTAATGATGCTTTAAGTGGTGGCTCTGGTTTTGATAACCCATCTTTAGCCTCAGATACACTATGCAACCCACAAATTCTTAAAATGCCTAGGAAAAGGACGTGGCGCCTGGCTTCAAGATGCCAGGTGGTTAAAGTCAGCCATGGTACCCAAACAAGTCTATTGAACTATCCtgtagcaaaaagaaaattgtctaGAAGGGAATCTGATCCAGCTGATCAGAAAGCAAGCATCGTGTGGCCAGAGAATGAAAAAACTCCAAACATGAAAACTAGACTATGTGCCCTTAAACTTCCCGAGTCCTATAGCAAGATTATGAGTCCTGTACAGCCCAAGACAGTGGTGTATGTACTTTCGTGCCCAGAGATAAAACAGTGTAAAGGTAAACCTATAGATATTcccaaaatgaggaaaaatcgTAACTCCACAGATAGCAAGGACTCTGTAAGGTATAAATACAAACagtgttcttttaaatattatgaCCCACTGACAAATCGAATTCTGAAAACTCCTCCGAAGAGTACAGTTGGAGAAAAGGCCAAAAAGCCCTCCCACGTTCGACAGCTTTTCAGAAGTCTCAGCTTTGATGCAAACATGAGGAAACTAGCCGATGCACAGAGAGAAAGCACACCATCAAAGTCACTGAATTGGTCAGACTTCTATAGTTCATCTTCAGCATCTTTCCTGCCAGATCCAGGTAAAGGGAATGATGCAGCCTCAAGTCAAAAGGCAGGTGGATCTTCTGTTTCCACAGAAAGAACAGATTGTCTAGTATCTGGTCACTCTGAGAACTCTTTTAAACACCTGATCATTTCACCTTTGAACTCTCATCAGTCTGCGGTAGAAGGAGATGGTAGATTAACTCCATTTAACAGTAGAGTTACCAAAACTACTCTGACCTCCATCAGGAGTGAGCGGTTAGAGAAGGAGAATCCAAAGGCAatatggaagagaaaagaaggcaCTAATAAAGAATCAGTTTTTTCCAGAAAGGCTGCAGGACCTATGTCTGTCAGATGCACTGCtgagaggagaggaaacagAGTAACCACAGGCAAACAAACTTCCAGAactaaaaaacagcaaaaagaggGGATGAGAAGGAAACTTCGTCCTCGTGCCCAAAAATCATCTGCTTTCTCCATCCATAGGTGCCAGACAAGGAAAACTACAGTGGGAAAGCaccttaagaaagaaaagcctgatGCTAAAAAACTAAAGGTGAGGAGGAAACCAAAAAGGACCTTTCTGAACTCAACAGTTGTCACAGGAATTCCTGAAAAGAGGCAGAAAGTCACATCAGAATCTTTTCCCAAGAAGCCAGAGCGAGCTTCTTCCAAAGTCAGGAACTGGGAAGTAAGTGGAGATCGGGGTCACCCTAGCACTGTGAACCAATCCTCTAGAAGAACTTCTGCTGTACCATTACTTCGAAACTGTCTTGTTCTACCAGGTGAGAGCTAG